CTTTCTGAAATGGAACAAAGTACAGGAGTATGGCATACTGTAGCAGACCTCGTACTGAAGTCTATGACCCATCATTACTACACATATAATGCGAATTTTTTGAACGACATATATATAGAAGCAGAGGAATCTATGTTTTAGATATGTGAATCTGAATCTGAGTTGTCTTTCTTGGGACAGAAATTAAAAGATCTTGGGCAAACAAATTGAAGTCTCTGTGTAAAGCATATACGTGCAATAGATgcaatatactgtacatacgtaACCAGCTTGTTCAGATCGAGTCTAGGCTAGCATTGTGAATGTCTATTTGTTGATTCTGAAGTTTGTTGAAATCAGCTAGAAACAATCGCAATTCGTGTGGTTTACGTGCACTAATTTGCAGAAAGGCGAACTGTTCAATTGAGTTACTACAAAGTCAAAAGCCGCACGTGCCGATAACGTGCACGTGCTTTGTCCGCATGCGTAGCACGTTTTGCACCTGTGGCGGTAAGAACTGTAGTacttttattaaatttacATATGGAAATTATTTTAGACATCTTAACAACTTTCACCTTACAGTAGATGGAAAAGGAATTGGAATTCGTTGAAATTGTAGACGTTGATGAACCACTGGCTGATCGTGATTCTCATGACATCTGTGAGGGTCACTTAAACACAAAGTGTTTGGAAGGCAGTAGTTGGCTCGTTGACGAGGTTGGTATACATTGAAGTAGTATTTCTTACTTGCACGGTACACCTAAAGCCTACAGTCACGTGCCACATTTGTCACGTGCCACGTTGGTAACTTCTGATATATTTGTGAagttattaattttaataagaTAGCTAGAAGtcattaagttaattaagcatagAATTGCTTCATTTTCTGGCTGTCCTGAAATATTTTAATCTATAAACACCATCTGCAAGTAATCGAAGCCATTCAAGATGACCGCGTTCAATACACAAGCATTTCATCGAATTTATCTTTTGTCTTATCTCAATCAAGTTAATAAAGCATGCAATTTCCTGTCCTTCACAAATTATATACGTTTCAGTTCTAGCCTATTCCCAAAGGACTTACATGTATTCATACTTCACAGCTGGTCATCTGATCATCAGCCTGCACGTGAACTAAAATTATTCtctacatcaaactatgatggCTTGGTTGTCAAGAGCCTTATGTTGGCTCTCCACTACCTTCATTCACATCCTTACTCCATCACGTATACTCCCAAACAGAATAccttgttgtagttgttgtagtaTAGGACTCAATGTCCCTGGTTAGAGTTCAACTGCATATCTCCTACCACAACTACTAAGACAGCGAAGTCATGTCAAGCATCACTTCACTACGTATGAGTGGCCATAAAACTACTTGTATTAAAGTGTTCGTCAGCATCAGCTATATCTAACAACTTCAGAATGATGTTTTAGTAGTTTTATTCCTGGTTTGCAACATGAGACCCAGATCAACAGCTGTTCTATTCCAACTAGATggcaagacacacacacacacacacacacacacacacacacacacacacacacacacacacacacacacacacacacacacacacacacacacacacacacacacacacaccaaatgaGCTCTCATGCATAAACTACAACTCCAAATGTTCAGCATGATGGACGAATCTCTCTTATTTGTAAAATAGTAATTGTGTTTTAATGAGCTGTTAAATTTCATATTGACATTGTAGGTTATTGAAAGCTACTTGTATCTATTGAAGAACAGCACTCTTGACCACTCAAATTCGGTAATACACATAAACACTGCTTATCAAGGATATACTAATTTACTTACTGTAAGTGTAACAGTTCTTATGTGACTAGATTGACACATGTTTTTTGAATTGTTCACAACTTGGAATAGACTGCAGACTCTAGACTAAGATTCTTGTCAACAGCTAATTAGTTCGACTCTATGCCTTGCCACATGCCAGGCACTGACTTTTCAAAAAACAGCAATCTATGGCAAACAGAAgctgcaacacacacaaagacttTAAAGACAATAGCAAGATAAATCATTGAGTGTTTTTACAAAAATAGTACGTGTCAGCATCATACTTGCATGTATCTGGTttgccttaattaaacaagatcAACAGAAGTCTGAGTACTCAGCAAATTTAGTGTCTGTTCAGTATATCCCTTAGAAACACCAGCTTACATAATTAAGATTTTCGTTGACACTGAGGTGTTGGAGTTTTTCATCCTCACCTGTGGACcaaaatattttatgtattataaaattaatagcAACTTATTTAATTGACTAGGTGTCACTTGTAGCCAGTGATACAGATAACAAGTGAACTGCTCCATCATATAGTGAAATTGCAACAAGTCACATTAGTTAAGTTGAAACTATGAAATTACATATGTAAATGCACACAAAAAGTTAGCATATTGTACTATTCATTTGATATGTCATTGACTTCTCTCTCAGattactgttaattaaatagctgtGGCTTAATAAATTGCTAATCTTTAATAAATACATTGTAGTGATAAACTGTCTGCTCAagtgtgtctatgtgtacCTGTGGCACACAATCAAAATTACCATATAGTATGAATTAAATTGAAACAAACCACAGGAAAATATTTGAGTAACCATCAGTATTGCTTGCATTCAGCTATGACTTGGTTTGCTGTATCAGAATGTTGTAAGTAAAATCTATCATTGATGTAATACTTAGCAAAATTGTGGTGCAAGAATGCATACTATATATAAACTCCTGTTACAGATTCAAATTGTTGACAGTCTGTTTATGGAGAAACTCCGTGTCTGTGGATACGACGGGGTGAAGACTTGGAAAAAGGTAACAAATTATACAGAAAAAGAGCCAAGttcaacagacaaactacaaaCTGCCATTGATCTTGTAGAAATGGACAGTGTTACAAGAAGACATAATTCTTTTTGTCATCAATGTTAAATCCTCACATTGGTCATTAATGGTAAGAGCTACTTGAATCTCACATAAAGGTAAAATGGCTTATTTCGAATTGGCAACTACTAGCTTGGAGAACCAAAGACAAAAGTGATGACTTACTATGACTCGCTTGGTAGAGATGGCACCAAGCCGTTTCATCAATTAAGGTAGGGAGACTAGTCTGATGTTTCATTAGATTCATATACCTGCTATGTTATACGCACACACAAGAAACTGCTAGATACCTAGAACTAGATGGTCATTTCTACAACACCAAATATACCCAAACTCACATTTACAAATCCGACTAATGACACAAATTCTAATAATGGAAAAGATGAATCCCATTGATTACCCAAAAAACAACATTTCACCCATTCTGTATCACTATACAACCAATGACTAATATACAGATACATGCAACTGATGCACTACTGAAACAAATTTAGGTAGTCATAATAAACTCAGGCATTGCTATTGTTCATAGAGAGTTCCTGCTGAAACGATTTAATAGTATTGGATGGCAACTTCAGTATCCAGAAGTAAGACTGCACTGCACTATAAATGTGCTAATAGTAATATGCACTACATTGTTGATTTAGAACATACCACAGCAAGAAAACAGCTATGACTGTGGTGTCTTTGTCTGCGAGTATGCCCGCTGTTTGATTCTGCACAAACCAATGAAATTTTCACAGGTCCATTGCAATGGTTTCAAAGTGCCCACTACATACTGTTCCATGAACAATggaattttgcatttaggaTCATATGCCACATATAAGAGAAAGGATAGCAACTGAGTTGCAGTCTGGGGTCCTGCTACCTGCTGAATCAGCAACAGGCAACAGTGCCACTGATGCACAAGTACACAAGGTACCTTCACAAGACCAGCCTGCTTTCACAAGTAAGAAGTGTACCAAAGACATATGGGAAATAACAGAGCTGTCTAATGTCACTGAATCATCGTGGGAAAGATTGCCAAAATTTCTACAACTTGTTTTACCCAAAGGTTACACTTACATGATAGAGCACATAGAAAGCGTACATTCCCGGGATTTCATAGGAGCCCAAACTGAACCTTTCAATGCACAGATTCGAACAAGTGTTACATGTAGAGATGAAGCACAAAGCTGGCTAAAGTCAATGATGGATCATAGCCAATGCACGTATAGAGTTACCAGGACATACAAGCCAACAATGAAGCGCTTGCTCTTTAGAGTAGATATGCATTGCCAACACCAGCAGAAGGCACTTTCAACCAAACAGCTGGCTTTAAAATCTTCCCATACAACAAAAAAGGGTCTTGCCTCTGAGCTTCGAAAAAAGAAAACTAACTGTCCATCAACTCTGATTATGACTGTTGAGAATTCCACCAAGAAACTGTTCAGAAAGTGTCACAATCAATCAAAAGTTCTCCATCCAACTTTTGTCAAGCTACTGTTTGACCACAACCACCCCATACATAGTGCACACTCGCTCAGCTTTCGCTCAATAGCACAACAGACCAAAGACATTTTCTTTGATCTATTTCGCTCAGGACATTCTGCAGCAACTGCATGGCATACATACGAATCAAAACTACTCTTAACTTCCCTCAATAAAACATCAATGCAGCGTGAATTGGCAGACAGGGCAATCAATCCTTCTAGGCAAGATGTATGTAGACTTTACGATACGTGGAGAAGAGCTGAAATGGGGCCTGATGATGGGAAGGCCATGATTGACCAACTACAGGAAGAAATTGACAGGTTTAATGAGCAATACTCACAATTTGGAGGCAAGGCAGAAATGCAACCCTTTCAAGCAGCAACATACCCAAAAAGTGATAATGACAGCGATGACAGCAACACTGAAGCAGAAAAGAGTAGTAGTAAACTGCCACCTcccaaaaagaaaaaaaagCTGAGAGAGGCAAATCAACCACTGATTATAGCCATTTGTACCCAACTAATGGCAAGAGCTCATGAAATAGTACAACAATCAAGCGAAATCGTGTTCTGTGATTCCACCTCTACATTAGATCGGTTTGGAAATTCTATGTTTATTATTTCGACAACCcatgcttgctgttcaattccACTAGGTGTAATGATCGTGTCTGACGAAAAGCAAGAAACTATCAAAGAGGGGCTTGAAATGTTGAAAAGAGTTTTGCCTACCTCTGCATTCTATGGTCGGGGTGTACATGTGGGTCCTGCATTATTTATGACAGATGACAGCACTGCTGAACGAGAGGCTCTTCAATCTAGCTGGAAACCATCCCGACTCCTCTTATGCATATTCCATTTCCTACAAAGAAGATGGACGTGGTTACACGATGGAAAGAACAGAATTCCTCAAAAAGATCGTCTGTACTTGATAAAGATGATTAAAGGTCTGGTATACTCGAAGTCAGAAAATGAGCTAAATGGCCTGTATACTAAGCTTCAAAACGATCACATTTCTATTCGGTACCCACCTTTCCTTCAACACATTAAGTCACTCTGGCCGAGAAGGCGTGAATGGGCTATATGCTACAGGCATGCTGATCTCACTAGAGGTAACCACACCAATAATTACGCCGAAGCAGGCATCAAGATTGTAAAGGATCTGGTCTTCAGCAGAATAAAGGCATACAATTTGACTCAAATGTTTGCCTTTATTACAGAGTCAATGGAACTATACTATCAGAGAAAGTTACTCAATGTCTCAAACAGTAGAATGGATCACTTTGTTGCCACCAAATTTCTGGGTCAGGGTGCTGAGACAGTTCAACATTGTGCCATTGAAAGTCTTGGCGATAGCATCTTCCGTGTAAAAAGCAGAAAACGCTTAACTGAGTTTGATGATGACAGTTATGTTGTGGACATGCACATTGGAACTTGCAGCTGCAAGAGAGGGCAAAATGGCTCTCCATGTGCCCATCAGGCAGCAGTTGTGTCCAAATACAAAATAGATAGTGTTAACTGCTTTCCGTCACTAAATGCATCAGCTAGGCATCGAATTGCTAAATTGGCAATAGGCGAAAAAGCCAAATCTGATATAAATTTCTACGCTTCTCTTCATCAAGAAACATACGACAATGCTGATAATGACTCAAATCTGTCCGACTCACATGATTTAAGCAGATTAAGGGCAAAATTTCTGCTACATACAGACGATCAGGACACCAATCTAAAGTGCAATGACCTAAACGAAGACTCGGACGTCCAatctacaaca
The DNA window shown above is from Corticium candelabrum chromosome 13, ooCorCand1.1, whole genome shotgun sequence and carries:
- the LOC134188516 gene encoding uncharacterized protein LOC134188516; protein product: MTYYDSLGRDGTKPFHQLREFLLKRFNSIGWQLQYPENIPQQENSYDCGVFVCEYARCLILHKPMKFSQDHMPHIRERIATELQSGVLLPAESATGNSATDAQVHKVPSQDQPAFTSKKCTKDIWEITELSNVTESSWERLPKFLQLVLPKGYTYMIEHIESVHSRDFIGAQTEPFNAQIRTSVTCRDEAQSWLKSMMDHSQCTYRVTRTYKPTMKRLLFRVDMHCQHQQKALSTKQLALKSSHTTKKGLASELRKKKTNCPSTLIMTVENSTKKLFRKCHNQSKVLHPTFVKLLFDHNHPIHSAHSLSFRSIAQQTKDIFFDLFRSGHSAATAWHTYESKLLLTSLNKTSMQRELADRAINPSRQDVCRLYDTWRRAEMGPDDGKAMIDQLQEEIDRFNEQYSQFGGKAEMQPFQAATYPKSDNDSDDSNTEAEKSSSKLPPPKKKKKLREANQPLIIAICTQLMARAHEIVQQSSEIVFCDSTSTLDRFGNSMFIISTTHACCSIPLGVMIVSDEKQETIKEGLEMLKRVLPTSAFYGRGVHVGPALFMTDDSTAEREALQSSWKPSRLLLCIFHFLQRRWTWLHDGKNRIPQKDRLYLIKMIKGLVYSKSENELNGLYTKLQNDHISIRYPPFLQHIKSLWPRRREWAICYRHADLTRGNHTNNYAEAGIKIVKDLVFSRIKAYNLTQMFAFITESMELYYQRKLLNVSNSRMDHFVATKFLGQGAETVQHCAIESLGDSIFRVKSRKRLTEFDDDSYVVDMHIGTCSCKRGQNGSPCAHQAAVVSKYKIDSVNCFPSLNASARHRIAKLAIGEKAKSDINFYASLHQETYDNADNDSNLSDSHDLSRLRAKFLLHTDDQDTNLKCNDLNEDSDVQSTTNSLASASQELKSKLRAITTDMIEKLDSEDQQFRDAVQKFVMRYESLQGPRSIARLSSALHQFGWIFGGHSIRRHGVFIQRGKRIPVQATSAGRRKYGSKSKTKTTAGRPISSMLVKSKENVTQSRYVIPLRKPNQNQGKRPHSLKLSIQKGCQNAGKW